The DNA sequence CGGGCGGTGACGACGTCGAAGGCGGCGTCCGGGTAGGGCAGCTGCCGGGCGTCGCCACGAGCGGCGCGCACGCCGGGGATGCGCGCACAGGTGGCGACGGATTCGGCGGAGAAGTCGAGCGCGGCCAGCGGAGCGGTGTGTCCGGCGGCGGACAGCCGGGCCAGGAAGGTGCCGGTACCGGGGCCCACGTCGAGGAGGGTGTCCTCGGCGGTGATCGCCGCTGCGGTGAGGACGTCGGCTTCGACGTCGTGGGCTGCTTCGCTGTAGCGGCGGTGGGTCTGGATCCTGACGTCCAGGGGGCTCAGGTCGCGGTAGGCGCGGTCCACGGCTGTAGTCATGCGAGCCATTGTGGCGCCTGATGCGGCGGCGGGGCTTTCTCGGCGGCCGCGACCGCCGCCGAGAACGGCCCCGTGCGCCGCCGTCCGCGTCCGCTCAGGCGTGCACCCGCACCACGACCGAGACCGGCATGGAGCGCACCGGATCGGGCCGTACCCAGGAGCCGGAGTGCGGGGAGTCGATCACCAGGCCGTTGCCGACGTAGATGCCGACGTGGTGCTGCGTCGGGTAGAAGACCACGAGATCGCCCGGTTCTACCTTGCTCAACGGGATCTGCGTTCCGGCGCGCGCCTGGGCACGCACGGTGCGCGGGATCTTCACGCCGGCCACCGCCCAGACGTGCTGGGTGAAGCCGGAGCAGTCGAAGCCGCCGGCGCGGGTGGTGCCGCCCCAGCGGTAGGGGACGCCGAGGAGGGACAGCGCCTCGTGGACCGCGGCGGCCGCCTTCTTGTTCTTCGCCGGGGGCAGGTGGGCCAGCAGGGAGGAGTTGGAGTGCCGGTCCGGG is a window from the Catenulispora sp. EB89 genome containing:
- a CDS encoding C40 family peptidase, producing the protein MQCHKPGHRASARCVSALLAASALLAAAVDHLGGTVVRPAVQTAALDVPSAPDPAPLPDALNGTGAPVRPAPAEADPSGPQPEARHSQPARPARRAAKAKTKTKTKAPARHQSAAQSRPATRRPAPDRHSNSSLLAHLPPAKNKKAAAAVHEALSLLGVPYRWGGTTRAGGFDCSGFTQHVWAVAGVKIPRTVRAQARAGTQIPLSKVEPGDLVVFYPTQHHVGIYVGNGLVIDSPHSGSWVRPDPVRSMPVSVVVRVHA